From a region of the Flavobacterium sediminilitoris genome:
- the gcvH gene encoding glycine cleavage system protein GcvH — protein MNIPANLKYTKDHEWVLIEGEIATIGITDFAQKELGDIVYVEVETLDRTLERDEVFGTVEAVKTVSDLFLPLSGEIIEFNENLESEPEKVNVDPYGDGWMVKVKINNASEIDQLLSNDDYAALIGA, from the coding sequence ATGAATATTCCAGCTAATTTAAAGTATACAAAAGACCACGAGTGGGTATTAATAGAAGGAGAAATTGCAACAATAGGTATTACTGATTTTGCTCAAAAAGAATTGGGTGATATTGTTTATGTAGAAGTAGAGACATTAGATCGTACCCTAGAAAGAGATGAGGTTTTTGGTACTGTTGAAGCAGTTAAAACAGTTTCTGATTTGTTTTTACCATTGAGTGGAGAAATTATTGAATTTAACGAAAACCTTGAAAGTGAGCCAGAAAAAGTAAATGTAGATCCTTATGGAGATGGATGGATGGTTAAAGTTAAAATAAATAACGCTTCTGAAATTGACCAATTGTTGTCAAATGATGATTATGCAGCGCTTATTGGAGCGTAA
- a CDS encoding VanZ family protein has translation MQRLLERKYFYFAVFWTLFITYMSLVTIEKVNTSIINIPNKDKIVHFVFYFIFVFSWIKVFNSDKNRINLKIVVIAVLYGIIIEVLQSVFTTNRQADIFDAMANALGALTAFLFLRYIKNKS, from the coding sequence ATGCAGCGCTTATTGGAGCGTAAATATTTTTATTTTGCTGTTTTTTGGACGTTATTTATTACTTATATGAGTTTGGTAACGATAGAAAAAGTAAATACATCTATTATTAATATTCCAAACAAAGATAAAATAGTTCATTTTGTATTCTATTTTATCTTTGTCTTTAGTTGGATTAAGGTTTTTAATAGTGATAAAAATAGAATTAATTTAAAAATAGTTGTAATCGCGGTATTATATGGCATAATTATTGAAGTATTACAGTCGGTGTTCACTACTAATCGTCAAGCAGATATTTTTGATGCTATGGCAAATGCTCTCGGAGCGTTAACTGCGTTTCTTTTTTTGAGATATATTAAAAATAAATCTTGA
- a CDS encoding energy transducer TonB: MELKKNPNVDPKRNSRLFFQIGLVAVLLLTYVGIELKSEDPRIEKERFTLTDNLMLDEEDVILTMPPVQQLPPPPPPAPEVIEVVKDEIKLEEKKIETTEVEENKPVVVVKASEVGSTGPSLDDIPDEMPFAVIEQIPMFPGCEGVAKNQQMDCFNEKMQAHIKKYFSYPERAAENGSQGQVSVQFLIDKDGVVKDIKVRGRGIKNDAELLEKEAERIISKLPKFTPGKQRGKAVRVKYGLPITFKLN, from the coding sequence ATGGAATTAAAGAAAAATCCTAATGTAGACCCTAAAAGAAATAGTAGATTGTTCTTTCAGATTGGTCTTGTAGCAGTTTTATTGCTTACTTATGTTGGAATTGAATTAAAATCCGAAGATCCAAGAATAGAAAAAGAAAGATTTACATTGACAGATAACTTAATGTTAGATGAAGAGGATGTGATTTTGACAATGCCTCCAGTTCAACAACTTCCACCACCACCACCACCTGCTCCAGAAGTAATTGAAGTGGTGAAAGATGAAATTAAATTGGAAGAGAAGAAAATTGAAACTACTGAAGTTGAAGAAAATAAACCAGTTGTGGTTGTTAAAGCATCTGAAGTTGGAAGCACAGGACCTTCTTTAGATGATATTCCAGATGAGATGCCATTTGCTGTTATTGAGCAAATTCCTATGTTTCCTGGATGTGAAGGAGTGGCAAAAAATCAACAAATGGATTGTTTTAATGAAAAAATGCAAGCGCATATAAAGAAATACTTTAGTTACCCTGAAAGAGCTGCTGAAAACGGATCTCAAGGACAAGTTTCTGTACAATTCTTAATTGATAAAGATGGAGTTGTTAAAGATATTAAGGTAAGAGGAAGAGGAATTAAAAATGATGCTGAACTTTTGGAAAAAGAAGCAGAAAGAATTATTTCTAAATTACCTAAGTTTACTCCTGGTAAGCAAAGAGGAAAAGCTGTAAGGGTAAAATACGGTTTACCTATTACTTTTAAATTAAATTAA
- a CDS encoding energy transducer TonB, which produces MRVKNEFQKKAKNSVIYFQLGLIATMLAVLFVLEYNFQDVKKKEKEWVFKGPIVDEPFVYNPIEVKPEVTKPVSKPVTPVEPVIPQKVVTDFKVEDDKVEVEKEDNLATQDNTTKAENPTSNNSSTVNTGATTTPNSGPETILSVEQLPMFKACKGLSRAEQKECFESELAKVVSRNLIYPKDDYADGIQGRTFVEFIIDENGNITNVNSLGSGNATKEMKLAAEKAVKKVPKLIPAKQGDKNVKIKYVIPISFKMN; this is translated from the coding sequence ATGAGAGTAAAAAATGAATTTCAGAAAAAGGCAAAAAATAGTGTAATCTATTTTCAATTAGGTCTTATTGCTACAATGTTGGCTGTTTTATTTGTTTTAGAGTATAATTTTCAAGATGTAAAGAAGAAAGAAAAAGAATGGGTGTTTAAAGGTCCTATTGTTGATGAGCCTTTTGTGTATAATCCGATTGAAGTTAAACCAGAAGTTACAAAGCCTGTTTCTAAACCAGTTACTCCTGTTGAGCCAGTTATCCCTCAAAAAGTAGTGACGGATTTTAAAGTGGAAGACGATAAAGTAGAAGTTGAAAAGGAAGATAATTTGGCTACTCAAGATAATACTACAAAAGCAGAAAATCCAACATCAAATAATTCTTCAACAGTTAATACGGGAGCAACAACCACACCTAATAGCGGTCCGGAAACTATTCTTTCTGTTGAACAATTACCAATGTTTAAAGCTTGTAAAGGATTAAGTAGAGCAGAACAAAAAGAGTGTTTCGAATCGGAATTAGCAAAAGTGGTTTCTAGAAATTTGATTTACCCTAAAGATGATTATGCAGATGGAATACAAGGAAGAACGTTTGTTGAATTTATTATTGACGAAAACGGAAATATAACAAATGTAAACTCTTTAGGAAGTGGGAATGCAACAAAAGAAATGAAATTAGCTGCTGAAAAAGCAGTAAAAAAAGTGCCAAAATTAATTCCTGCAAAACAAGGAGATAAGAATGTAAAAATTAAATATGTAATTCCAATTTCTTTTAAGATGAACTAA
- the deoC gene encoding deoxyribose-phosphate aldolase yields the protein MRQYLDATYLKTAEQAGLSKKANMEVVKMNIKEAIEEQFKLIMIRPEFVSVAKEMIQESNSNLTIGTVIDFPKGDGSLESKLAEAEKAIKDGADDLDFVLDYEAFKKGDVDVVKKQVIECTKLGLEHNKIVKWIIEIAALNNHQIVQLTVLVKNCVIANFKEFQYENVFVKSSTGFYQTHDGSPNGATVQAIKLMIENAFPLSVKAAGGVKNYQEALEMINLGVKRIGTSAAKAIISGEELKSEY from the coding sequence ATGAGACAATATCTAGATGCTACTTATTTAAAAACAGCAGAACAAGCGGGTCTTTCCAAGAAAGCGAATATGGAAGTTGTGAAAATGAACATCAAAGAAGCCATTGAAGAACAGTTTAAATTGATAATGATTAGGCCAGAATTTGTTTCTGTGGCAAAAGAAATGATTCAAGAATCTAATTCAAACTTAACAATTGGTACTGTGATTGATTTTCCAAAAGGAGACGGTTCTTTGGAAAGTAAATTGGCTGAAGCTGAAAAAGCAATTAAAGACGGTGCAGATGATTTAGATTTTGTTTTAGATTATGAAGCTTTTAAAAAAGGAGATGTTGATGTGGTAAAAAAGCAAGTTATAGAGTGTACAAAATTAGGATTAGAGCATAATAAAATAGTAAAATGGATTATTGAAATCGCAGCACTTAATAATCATCAAATCGTGCAGCTTACAGTTTTGGTAAAAAATTGTGTAATTGCAAATTTTAAAGAATTTCAATATGAAAATGTTTTTGTAAAATCGTCAACAGGATTTTATCAAACGCATGACGGTTCACCAAATGGGGCAACTGTTCAAGCAATAAAGTTAATGATTGAAAATGCTTTTCCATTGTCTGTCAAAGCGGCTGGAGGAGTAAAGAATTATCAAGAGGCTTTGGAAATGATTAATTTAGGGGTAAAGAGAATAGGAACTTCTGCGGCAAAAGCAATAATATCAGGAGAAGAGTTAAAATCTGAATATTAA
- a CDS encoding capsule assembly Wzi family protein, with product MKKYIIFLLFLWSILSYSQRASETFPVFEECKNESLERSGKCFYNVLEKFVFSNFEVPDELKKSNYQGQIITIFEVDTVGVFKVLYIDAVSNELKKETQRIFDILPKIEPAKYSGRPTYSKFTLKISIPLQEPNLNEEVIIDSEAKTNEKLIDNSKELDEFENIEKSYQEFKNPSFKSDLNIPFSHLNYYEFDALLNQVGSNNHTATKPYSYNEVAKYYDFEIARTNVLKKKTSWWGRKFWNENLVEIQGDGYWFSFNPILDLRAGKDTKSELSNTFVNTRGIQIQGGLGKTLTFTSSIYESQGRFADYYNDYAASIKPSGGNPAILPGIGIAKKFKVDALDFPLAEANIKYKPSGFIDLQLGYGRNFVGDGYRSLLQSDATSPYPYFKINTTFWKIKYTNTYMWLKDVRPEATFEGTYSTKYMASHYLSYNVSKRLNIGLFESVVWANTNDRGFDMSFVNPIIFYRAVEFNSSSKSGNAVLGATAKYKWNNQINFYSQFILDEFSIGDVKAGKKSWKNKFGYQIGIKYYDAFKVKNLMLQLEYNQVRPYVYSHSNPLTNYGHNNQSMGHAWGANFREVLGVARYFKGRYFGEAKLIYGQRGFDFNTTNDVSNYGGNIYLNYEENRPFDNGVSIAQGNKTNVLIADLQLGYIVNPASNMKFFGSLLYRNFDPKTETVNVKKSNTVWFSIGLRADLFNWYFDY from the coding sequence ATGAAAAAGTATATAATATTTCTATTATTTTTATGGAGTATATTGAGTTATTCACAAAGGGCTTCTGAAACATTTCCTGTTTTTGAAGAATGTAAAAATGAAAGCTTAGAGCGTTCTGGAAAATGTTTTTATAATGTTTTGGAAAAATTTGTGTTTTCAAATTTTGAAGTTCCAGACGAATTAAAAAAGAGTAATTATCAAGGTCAAATAATTACAATATTTGAAGTTGATACAGTAGGAGTGTTTAAGGTGCTTTATATTGATGCGGTTTCTAATGAATTAAAAAAAGAGACGCAACGAATATTTGATATCTTGCCTAAAATTGAACCTGCAAAATATTCAGGAAGACCAACATATTCAAAATTCACACTTAAAATTAGTATTCCTCTACAAGAGCCTAATCTTAATGAGGAAGTAATAATAGATTCAGAAGCAAAAACAAATGAGAAATTAATAGATAATTCAAAAGAATTGGATGAGTTTGAGAATATTGAAAAATCATATCAGGAATTTAAAAATCCTAGCTTTAAAAGTGATTTAAATATACCTTTTTCTCATTTAAATTATTATGAATTTGATGCTTTGCTTAATCAAGTAGGAAGTAATAATCACACAGCAACAAAGCCTTATTCTTATAATGAAGTTGCGAAATATTATGATTTTGAAATAGCAAGAACCAATGTATTGAAGAAAAAAACATCTTGGTGGGGAAGGAAATTTTGGAATGAAAATTTAGTGGAAATTCAAGGTGATGGATATTGGTTTAGTTTTAATCCAATTTTAGACTTAAGAGCAGGGAAAGATACAAAAAGTGAGCTTTCAAATACATTTGTAAATACAAGAGGAATTCAGATTCAAGGCGGACTTGGTAAAACTTTAACTTTTACATCTTCAATTTATGAAAGTCAAGGGAGATTTGCAGATTATTATAATGATTATGCAGCAAGTATAAAACCTTCGGGAGGAAATCCAGCAATTTTGCCTGGTATTGGTATTGCAAAAAAGTTTAAAGTAGATGCTTTAGATTTTCCTTTAGCAGAGGCTAATATTAAGTATAAACCAAGTGGGTTTATAGATTTGCAGTTAGGATATGGAAGGAATTTTGTAGGCGATGGCTATCGTTCTCTTCTTCAAAGTGATGCAACTAGTCCTTATCCATATTTTAAAATTAATACTACATTTTGGAAAATAAAATACACAAATACCTATATGTGGTTGAAAGATGTAAGACCAGAAGCTACATTTGAAGGAACATATTCAACAAAGTATATGGCAAGTCATTATCTGAGTTATAATGTTTCAAAAAGATTAAATATTGGATTATTTGAAAGTGTTGTTTGGGCAAACACAAATGATAGAGGTTTTGATATGAGTTTTGTGAATCCAATAATTTTTTATAGAGCAGTAGAGTTTAACTCTTCTTCAAAAAGTGGGAATGCAGTCTTAGGAGCAACAGCAAAATATAAGTGGAATAATCAAATTAATTTCTATAGTCAATTTATTCTTGATGAATTTTCAATTGGAGATGTGAAAGCTGGAAAAAAAAGCTGGAAAAATAAATTTGGATATCAAATAGGGATAAAATATTATGATGCTTTTAAAGTAAAGAACCTTATGTTGCAACTAGAATATAATCAAGTAAGACCTTATGTGTATTCTCATAGTAATCCGTTGACAAATTATGGGCATAACAATCAAAGTATGGGGCATGCTTGGGGAGCTAATTTTAGAGAAGTATTAGGAGTTGCGCGATATTTCAAAGGAAGATACTTTGGAGAAGCAAAATTAATTTATGGACAAAGAGGTTTTGATTTTAATACAACAAATGATGTTTCTAACTATGGAGGAAATATTTATTTAAATTATGAAGAAAATAGACCATTTGATAATGGAGTTTCTATTGCGCAAGGGAATAAAACAAATGTTTTAATAGCAGATTTGCAATTGGGTTATATAGTTAATCCAGCATCAAATATGAAATTTTTCGGAAGTTTATTGTATCGTAATTTTGACCCTAAAACTGAAACTGTTAATGTAAAAAAATCAAATACAGTATGGTTTTCAATTGGTTTACGAGCTGACTTGTTTAATTGGTATTTTGATTATTAA
- the cyoE gene encoding heme o synthase: MDTANHTVSKPTLFSSFVAITKARLAISVVFSTVAGYLLGVNSWSSQNWLTLLFLIVGGYCMVGASNVFNQIIEKDLDALMDRTKNRPLPLGTVSKQNAFILGIILTLLGLSILYYVNAKTAMFGAISIFMYVSLYTPLKTITPLSVFVGAFPGAIPYMLGWVAATGNFGIEAGTLFIIQFFWQFPHFWAIGWFLYDDYKKAGFFMLPTGKRDKKTALQTILYTIWMIIASIIPAFGYTGKLFLTKISAGIVVMLGLWMLFYAVKLYKEMDAKAARKLMIVSVSYISLLQIVFILDKFLR, translated from the coding sequence TTGGACACTGCAAATCATACCGTTTCTAAACCCACTCTCTTTTCGAGTTTTGTAGCGATTACAAAAGCAAGATTGGCTATAAGTGTAGTTTTTTCTACAGTGGCCGGTTATTTACTTGGAGTAAATTCATGGAGTAGTCAGAATTGGCTTACGTTATTGTTTTTAATTGTTGGAGGATATTGCATGGTTGGAGCATCAAATGTTTTTAATCAAATTATAGAAAAAGATTTAGATGCATTAATGGATAGAACAAAAAATCGTCCTTTACCACTTGGAACGGTTTCAAAACAAAATGCTTTTATTTTAGGTATAATTCTTACTCTTTTAGGCTTATCCATTCTCTATTATGTAAATGCAAAAACGGCAATGTTTGGTGCAATTTCAATTTTTATGTATGTAAGTTTATATACACCTTTAAAAACAATCACACCATTATCTGTATTTGTTGGAGCTTTTCCAGGGGCAATTCCTTATATGTTAGGTTGGGTTGCAGCTACAGGTAATTTTGGAATAGAAGCAGGAACATTGTTTATTATTCAGTTTTTTTGGCAATTTCCACATTTTTGGGCTATTGGATGGTTTTTATATGATGATTATAAAAAGGCTGGATTCTTCATGTTGCCAACAGGTAAAAGGGATAAGAAAACAGCTTTACAAACAATTCTTTATACTATTTGGATGATAATAGCTTCTATTATTCCTGCTTTTGGTTATACAGGTAAATTGTTTTTAACAAAGATATCGGCAGGAATAGTTGTAATGTTAGGACTGTGGATGTTGTTTTATGCAGTTAAATTATATAAAGAAATGGATGCAAAAGCAGCTAGAAAATTGATGATAGTAAGTGTGTCTTATATTTCATTATTACAAATTGTATTTATTTTAGATAAATTTTTAAGATAG
- a CDS encoding cytochrome c oxidase subunit 3 codes for METKMTLEEHNSRKSKTYKMLLIFGMISILMIFAGLTSAYVVSKSRPDWLSDFELPNAFLMSTIVMILSSATFILALKSIKKANRNLTTIFLITTFLLGVLFVVLQFKGFGQVIDSGYFFTGSESSVTTSFLYIVVLVHMAHLLGGFISLIVVIYNHYKQKYNASQTLGIELSAMYWHFMDFIWVYLFLFFYFFK; via the coding sequence ATGGAAACAAAAATGACTTTAGAAGAGCATAATAGTAGAAAATCAAAAACGTATAAAATGTTATTGATTTTTGGAATGATAAGTATATTGATGATTTTCGCTGGATTAACAAGTGCGTATGTAGTAAGTAAATCACGACCAGATTGGTTGAGTGATTTTGAATTGCCTAATGCATTTTTAATGAGTACAATTGTGATGATTTTAAGTAGTGCTACTTTTATTTTAGCACTTAAGTCAATAAAAAAAGCAAATAGAAATTTAACAACTATATTCTTAATAACAACTTTTTTATTAGGTGTTTTGTTTGTAGTGTTACAATTTAAAGGATTTGGACAAGTAATAGACAGTGGTTACTTTTTTACAGGTAGCGAAAGTAGTGTTACAACTTCATTTTTATATATTGTAGTGCTAGTACACATGGCGCATCTTTTAGGAGGTTTTATTTCATTAATTGTGGTAATTTATAATCATTATAAACAAAAATATAATGCTTCACAAACCCTTGGTATTGAACTAAGTGCGATGTATTGGCATTTTATGGATTTTATTTGGGTATATTTGTTTTTATTTTTCTATTTTTTCAAATAG
- a CDS encoding cytochrome c oxidase subunit 3: protein MGATVTNDNHALLDGGPGPMGATYGKMMMWFFILSDALTFSGFLAAYGFSRFKFIETWPIADEVFNHFPFAHGKDWPMIYVALMTFILIFSSVTMVLAVDAGHQMKKSKVAFYMFLTIIGGFIFLGSQAWEWKNFIKGEFGAIETKGGAILQFVDKDGKRVALHEFSKVLPEEREQLKRDKGFWFMEESSLPSYSVNEVIEGFKANPNILIRSEKIVDKRKVVLSREESLIRINDAKYVVEGANLVRNEYGHKSFGDFFFFITGFHGFHVFTGVLINIIIFFNVLLGTYEKRRSYEMVEKVGLYWHFVDLVWVFVFTFFYLV from the coding sequence ATGGGAGCGACAGTTACAAATGACAATCACGCTTTGCTAGATGGAGGACCAGGACCAATGGGGGCAACCTATGGTAAAATGATGATGTGGTTTTTTATACTATCAGATGCTTTAACATTCTCGGGATTCCTTGCTGCTTATGGTTTTTCTAGATTTAAGTTTATAGAAACATGGCCTATTGCAGACGAGGTGTTTAATCACTTTCCTTTTGCACACGGTAAAGATTGGCCAATGATTTATGTGGCTTTAATGACTTTTATCTTGATTTTTTCTTCTGTTACTATGGTGTTAGCTGTAGATGCAGGACATCAAATGAAAAAATCAAAAGTTGCTTTCTATATGTTTTTAACCATAATAGGTGGTTTCATATTCTTAGGATCTCAAGCTTGGGAATGGAAAAACTTTATTAAAGGAGAATTTGGAGCAATAGAAACTAAAGGTGGAGCAATCTTGCAATTTGTTGATAAAGATGGAAAGAGAGTTGCATTACACGAGTTTTCAAAAGTTCTACCAGAAGAAAGAGAACAATTAAAACGCGATAAAGGGTTTTGGTTTATGGAAGAATCATCTCTTCCTTCATATTCGGTAAATGAAGTTATCGAAGGTTTTAAAGCTAATCCAAATATACTTATTAGAAGTGAAAAAATTGTTGATAAAAGAAAAGTTGTTCTTTCAAGAGAAGAATCTTTAATTAGAATCAATGATGCAAAATATGTTGTAGAAGGAGCTAACTTAGTTAGAAACGAGTACGGACATAAATCTTTTGGAGATTTTTTCTTCTTCATTACAGGATTTCACGGATTTCACGTTTTTACAGGAGTTCTTATTAATATCATCATTTTCTTTAATGTACTTCTTGGAACTTATGAAAAAAGAAGAAGTTATGAGATGGTTGAAAAAGTTGGATTATACTGGCACTTCGTAGATTTAGTATGGGTATTTGTATTCACATTCTTCTACTTAGTATAA
- a CDS encoding cytochrome C oxidase subunit IV family protein produces the protein MAHAHESNTKRIWIVFGILSLITIVEVLLGIYKPDSLFRTHVLSSSLLNWIFIILTVVKAYYIMWAFMHLEGEKASFRWSIVAPLVFLILYLCFIVLVEGDYIYEVFRTGHLKWIF, from the coding sequence ATGGCACACGCACACGAATCAAATACAAAAAGAATCTGGATCGTTTTTGGAATACTTTCATTAATTACAATAGTAGAGGTATTGTTAGGTATTTATAAACCAGATTCATTATTCAGAACACATGTTTTATCTAGTAGTTTATTAAACTGGATATTCATTATCTTAACAGTTGTAAAAGCGTACTATATTATGTGGGCATTTATGCACTTAGAAGGAGAAAAAGCAAGTTTCCGTTGGTCAATAGTAGCGCCTTTAGTGTTCTTAATTCTTTATTTATGTTTTATCGTTCTTGTTGAAGGAGATTATATTTATGAAGTATTTAGAACTGGTCATTTAAAATGGATATTTTAA
- a CDS encoding SCO family protein, with the protein MKNKSYIGITFIILIFGIWAVPKIIAKFQKSDLYVIGKIPSFELTDQNDKKITDKDYLGKVYVVEFFFSTCPTICPRMNQNMLLLQNEFYGNPEFGIASITINPDYDTPKVLKDHADHLGVKHYNWHFLTGEKDYIFNLANKGFNIYTGENKNVAGGFEHSGLFALIDKEGNIRCRKDEFGNPILYYDGLEDEGVKAIKEDIKKLLEE; encoded by the coding sequence ATGAAAAATAAATCATATATAGGAATTACATTTATTATATTGATTTTTGGAATTTGGGCTGTACCAAAAATAATAGCTAAGTTTCAAAAATCAGATTTGTATGTTATAGGGAAAATACCAAGTTTTGAGCTAACTGACCAGAATGATAAAAAAATTACAGATAAAGATTATTTAGGAAAAGTATATGTAGTGGAATTCTTTTTTTCGACTTGCCCTACAATTTGTCCAAGAATGAATCAAAATATGTTATTGTTACAAAATGAATTCTATGGAAATCCAGAATTTGGAATTGCCTCAATCACAATTAATCCAGATTATGATACGCCAAAAGTATTAAAAGATCATGCAGATCATTTAGGTGTTAAACATTACAACTGGCATTTTTTAACAGGAGAGAAAGACTATATTTTTAACCTTGCCAATAAAGGATTTAATATTTACACAGGAGAAAATAAAAATGTGGCAGGTGGTTTTGAACATTCTGGGTTATTTGCTTTGATAGATAAAGAAGGAAATATAAGATGTAGAAAAGATGAATTCGGAAATCCTATTTTATATTATGACGGATTAGAAGATGAAGGAGTAAAAGCAATTAAAGAAGATATTAAAAAATTATTAGAAGAATAA
- a CDS encoding DUF420 domain-containing protein yields the protein MENNIETKYNKLITILSIVIPLAVAALFGVSFKRLGFDIEPFSFLPPIYATINGITAVLLVVAVVAIKNGKRKLHENLMKSAIACSVAFLLMYVAYHMSSESTSYLGDYKPVYYFILISHIILSIVIIPLVLITYVKALAKRFDKHKKIAKITFPIWLYVAITGVIVYLMISPYYAN from the coding sequence ATGGAAAATAATATTGAAACAAAGTATAATAAACTAATTACTATTTTATCAATAGTAATTCCTTTAGCTGTTGCAGCACTTTTTGGCGTTAGCTTTAAACGTTTGGGATTTGATATTGAACCTTTTAGTTTTTTGCCGCCTATTTATGCTACAATTAATGGAATTACGGCAGTTTTATTAGTAGTTGCGGTTGTGGCTATTAAAAATGGTAAAAGAAAGTTACATGAAAACCTGATGAAAAGCGCTATAGCCTGTTCGGTTGCTTTCTTATTAATGTATGTTGCTTACCATATGTCATCCGAGTCAACTTCTTATTTAGGAGATTATAAACCAGTTTATTATTTTATATTAATATCTCATATTATTTTGTCAATAGTAATTATTCCATTAGTATTAATTACTTATGTAAAAGCACTAGCAAAAAGATTTGATAAGCATAAGAAAATAGCTAAAATAACATTTCCTATTTGGTTGTATGTTGCAATAACTGGTGTGATTGTATATTTAATGATTTCACCTTATTATGCTAATTAA
- a CDS encoding DUF4403 family protein translates to MKYIVGFLLVIIFISFFASCGTTQKIQALKPMPSDNNPMVFKNKTSFISLPTEITLKDIETLLNKNMAGLIYEDNDISDDKTEMKIWKTSAIHLTEVNGEIISEIPLKIWAKIKYGTDFMGLNDTREINLNGKITLNSKAHLYNWKLTTNSTIKDFEWSESPNIMVAGKKIPITYIINPTVSLFKSKISKMIDDAIDLSCDFKPMVLETMEKISTPFLTDESYEAWFKLIPIELYVTEAELKNNKITMDMGLKCNMQTMIGREPKNTFDKDKLILKPVTKIPDHFSAAVAAVSTYESASKVITKNFQGQEFGSGSKKVTVQKVDIWQNGGKLIIALDLLGSINGTIYLSGYPQYNAFTKEIFFDQLDYVLNTKSVLLKSANWLAQGTVLRKIQENCRYSIQENMEEGKKSMEKYLANYSPMKGVFVNGTMSDFEFEKVELTDKAIIAFISTGGKMKITIDGME, encoded by the coding sequence ATGAAATATATAGTCGGTTTTCTTTTAGTGATTATTTTTATATCATTCTTCGCTTCTTGTGGAACAACTCAAAAAATTCAGGCATTAAAACCAATGCCTTCAGATAACAACCCTATGGTTTTTAAAAATAAAACTTCTTTTATTTCTTTACCTACGGAAATTACTTTAAAAGATATTGAAACTCTTTTAAATAAAAACATGGCTGGTTTAATTTATGAAGACAATGATATTTCTGATGATAAAACAGAAATGAAGATTTGGAAAACTTCTGCAATACATTTGACAGAAGTAAATGGTGAAATTATATCTGAAATTCCCTTAAAAATTTGGGCAAAAATAAAATATGGAACCGATTTTATGGGTTTAAATGACACGAGAGAGATTAATTTAAACGGAAAAATCACATTAAACAGTAAGGCTCATTTATACAACTGGAAATTGACTACAAACTCTACCATAAAAGATTTTGAATGGAGCGAAAGTCCAAATATTATGGTTGCAGGGAAAAAAATTCCTATTACTTATATTATTAACCCAACTGTTTCTTTGTTTAAAAGTAAAATTTCAAAAATGATTGATGATGCTATTGATTTATCTTGTGATTTTAAACCTATGGTGTTAGAAACAATGGAAAAAATAAGTACTCCTTTTTTAACAGATGAAAGTTATGAGGCGTGGTTTAAACTAATTCCAATAGAATTATATGTAACAGAAGCTGAATTAAAAAACAACAAGATTACAATGGATATGGGTTTAAAATGCAACATGCAAACCATGATTGGGAGAGAACCTAAGAATACATTTGACAAAGATAAATTGATACTAAAACCCGTTACTAAAATACCTGATCATTTCTCTGCTGCTGTTGCTGCTGTTTCTACTTATGAAAGTGCTTCAAAAGTAATTACTAAGAATTTTCAGGGACAAGAGTTTGGTTCTGGAAGCAAAAAAGTGACTGTACAAAAAGTTGATATTTGGCAAAATGGAGGAAAACTAATCATTGCTTTAGACTTATTAGGTTCTATAAACGGAACTATTTATTTATCTGGTTATCCACAATATAACGCTTTTACTAAAGAAATCTTTTTTGATCAATTAGATTATGTTTTAAATACAAAAAGTGTTTTATTAAAATCTGCAAATTGGTTAGCGCAAGGTACTGTTTTAAGAAAAATTCAAGAAAATTGTCGCTATTCTATTCAAGAAAATATGGAAGAAGGAAAAAAAAGTATGGAAAAGTATTTAGCAAACTACTCTCCTATGAAAGGTGTTTTTGTGAATGGAACAATGAGTGATTTTGAGTTTGAAAAAGTAGAATTAACAGATAAGGCTATTATTGCTTTTATCAGTACTGGTGGAAAAATGAAAATCACTATTGACGGAATGGAATAA